One genomic region from Terriglobia bacterium encodes:
- a CDS encoding aminotransferase class I/II-fold pyridoxal phosphate-dependent enzyme has translation MEIAIFGAGIAGLMSAITLRAQGHHCQIYERMRQGQETGMGFILMPEGIDCLQSFGVDLTGENSGAPLQRYFCRSSSGQILYEQPLPSGTRSIRRRQLIDALMRALPSGSTPLFDAELAALDFDDAGNVTQARLNTGTHVKADLYVSAEGIRSRARHALFPAWPATQAQVLEIVGMVKCKSTVRWASNNFNKFHAVSGGIALGTLAVDSEHLIWYLQFDSQRFPQPAEDAASFAETRKKFVSSLVGEWADPIPHLLSIADFFRTHLWRPLDTDLVPAFYRGNLVLVGDAAHPLSPFTSQGVSSAVADAVALAENLRPQNVKAPSDLEHALSRYSTERREQCAPYVAKGRELTRHFLTPEIGSTILLPIAEPDHAQPGSFSDNIVRLDLLRERAFNMRWAQQPVDVIPLTAADPDFPVCPAIQEQLVRYVRDGVLSYGPPEGLPQFRESIARWMNETRQMACKAEEIFATDSAASGMAVLARASLAAGDEVLIPDPVDFLLHHTVQRAGAVPVRVRVELGTSAEDFIRGMESRLTARTRMLWLCNPHNPLGVVYSREWQQRVAEWAISRGLRIVSDEIWSDIVYAPHHHVSLASISPEIARNTVTVYGFSKNFALAGLRVGCLICTDSQWRKEIVAASDAESTVYGVSVLSQIAVVAALNDGREWLAQFVQHLQAQRDYVIGRLAKWPGVTAQPPQGTYVVFPNVSSMSDNSETLCQQLRERARVALVPGAPRWFGPGASGHLRICFATSRRILQEAFDRLEPVVKQIANDRHLVKIIH, from the coding sequence ATGGAGATCGCAATTTTTGGCGCTGGAATCGCCGGCTTGATGAGCGCAATTACTTTGCGCGCTCAAGGCCACCACTGCCAGATTTACGAGCGCATGCGCCAGGGCCAGGAAACTGGCATGGGCTTCATCCTCATGCCGGAAGGCATTGATTGTCTCCAGAGTTTTGGCGTGGACCTGACCGGCGAAAACAGCGGCGCTCCGCTGCAGCGTTATTTTTGCCGCAGCTCCAGCGGGCAGATACTCTATGAACAGCCCTTGCCGTCAGGCACGCGCAGCATCCGCCGCCGCCAATTGATTGACGCCCTGATGCGCGCTTTACCGTCCGGAAGCACTCCCCTGTTTGACGCCGAGCTTGCAGCGCTCGACTTTGACGATGCGGGCAACGTGACGCAGGCGCGCCTAAATACCGGCACACACGTTAAAGCCGATCTCTATGTCAGCGCGGAAGGAATCCGCTCTCGCGCGCGTCATGCCCTGTTCCCCGCTTGGCCTGCCACGCAGGCGCAGGTGCTTGAGATCGTTGGCATGGTGAAGTGTAAGAGCACCGTGCGCTGGGCCAGCAACAACTTTAATAAATTCCATGCCGTCAGCGGCGGCATTGCGCTAGGCACGTTGGCAGTCGACTCTGAGCACCTGATCTGGTACCTGCAATTTGATTCCCAGCGCTTTCCCCAGCCTGCGGAAGATGCTGCGAGTTTCGCCGAAACGCGCAAGAAATTTGTCAGCTCCCTCGTCGGAGAGTGGGCGGACCCGATTCCCCACCTTCTCAGCATCGCGGATTTTTTCCGCACCCATCTTTGGCGTCCGCTGGATACAGATCTGGTCCCCGCTTTTTATCGCGGAAATCTGGTGCTCGTGGGCGACGCTGCTCATCCTCTTTCACCCTTTACCAGTCAGGGCGTTTCTTCCGCGGTGGCAGACGCTGTGGCTCTGGCGGAAAATCTTCGTCCACAGAACGTGAAAGCGCCATCTGATCTGGAGCACGCGCTGTCCCGCTATTCAACGGAGCGGCGCGAGCAGTGCGCGCCCTATGTGGCCAAAGGCCGTGAGTTGACGCGTCACTTCCTTACTCCGGAAATCGGCAGCACCATTCTGCTGCCCATAGCGGAACCCGACCATGCGCAGCCCGGCTCGTTTTCAGACAACATCGTCCGGCTTGATCTTCTGCGCGAACGCGCGTTCAACATGCGTTGGGCACAGCAGCCTGTTGACGTGATCCCGCTCACCGCTGCCGATCCTGACTTTCCGGTCTGTCCTGCGATTCAGGAACAGCTTGTGCGTTACGTCCGTGATGGCGTGCTTAGCTACGGACCTCCCGAGGGGCTGCCGCAGTTCCGTGAATCGATTGCGCGCTGGATGAACGAAACTCGGCAGATGGCTTGCAAAGCAGAAGAGATATTCGCCACAGACAGCGCTGCATCTGGCATGGCCGTGCTGGCCCGGGCAAGCTTGGCAGCCGGGGACGAAGTTCTTATTCCCGATCCCGTGGATTTTCTTCTGCACCACACCGTGCAGCGCGCCGGAGCTGTGCCTGTTCGCGTAAGGGTAGAGCTGGGCACCAGCGCGGAAGACTTCATTCGCGGCATGGAGTCCCGCCTTACGGCGCGCACGCGCATGCTCTGGCTTTGCAATCCTCACAATCCGCTGGGCGTGGTGTATTCGCGCGAGTGGCAGCAGCGCGTTGCTGAATGGGCCATCTCTCGCGGCTTGCGGATTGTTTCAGACGAAATCTGGTCTGACATTGTTTACGCTCCGCACCACCATGTCAGCCTGGCGTCGATCTCGCCGGAGATTGCCCGCAACACCGTAACGGTTTATGGCTTCTCCAAGAACTTTGCTTTGGCCGGGCTGCGTGTCGGCTGCCTGATCTGCACGGACTCGCAATGGCGCAAAGAAATCGTCGCCGCCTCAGACGCTGAAAGCACCGTCTATGGTGTCTCGGTGTTGTCGCAGATTGCCGTCGTCGCCGCGCTCAACGACGGTCGTGAGTGGCTCGCACAATTTGTCCAGCATCTGCAGGCACAGCGTGATTACGTTATCGGCCGTTTGGCAAAATGGCCGGGTGTAACAGCGCAGCCGCCTCAAGGGACCTATGTGGTGTTTCCAAACGTAAGCAGCATGAGTGACAATTCAGAAACACTGTGCCAGCAACTGCGTGAACGAGCCCGCGTTGCGCTGGTTCCGGGCGCGCCGCGATGGTTTGGCCCCGGCGCCAGCGGACATCTCCGTATCTGCTTTGCTACTTCACGGCGTATTCTGCAGGAAGCCTTTGACCGGTTGGAACCTGTCGTCAAGCAAATCGCAAATGACCGCCACTTGGTCAAAATTATTCACTGA
- a CDS encoding NAD(P)/FAD-dependent oxidoreductase, giving the protein MYDAIIVGARCAGAPTALLLARKGYKVLLLDRGTFPSDMPFSNHYVHQTGSARLKRWGLLDTLKASNCPPILTNHFDYGAFSLTGSPVPAEGGVTEAFAPRRIRLDPILVDAAVKSGAELREGFSAQEVLFEDGRVVGIRGHEKNGPMVTEKARITIGADGMFSMVAKAVEAPEYKTGPALEGSWYAYYSGVPMVGWHLWLRPGNVIFAYNTNDNLSLIGVAFAARDLPTVRTNIEKHHSAVIAQHAPELWERIQAGKRESRYVGGAIPSHVRKPYGPGWALVGDAGYQKDPCTASGITDAFGSAEWLAEAIHAGFSGRQPLEDALAAYEQTRNNTELPYFDLTTQLAALEPPPPEVQQLLEALRENPEQRSRFFGMLAHTVPVPEFFSPENMQAIFSKQKQAATS; this is encoded by the coding sequence ATGTATGACGCGATTATCGTTGGCGCGCGCTGCGCCGGCGCTCCTACCGCTCTGTTATTGGCACGCAAGGGTTACAAAGTCCTGCTGCTCGATCGGGGGACCTTTCCCAGCGATATGCCGTTCTCCAACCATTACGTGCACCAGACCGGATCTGCCCGGCTGAAGCGCTGGGGCCTGCTGGATACGCTGAAAGCCTCCAATTGCCCGCCGATTTTGACCAACCATTTTGATTATGGCGCATTCTCGCTTACAGGCTCACCCGTTCCCGCGGAAGGCGGAGTTACTGAGGCGTTTGCGCCGCGCCGCATCAGGCTTGATCCCATCCTGGTCGATGCCGCCGTGAAATCCGGGGCGGAGCTGCGCGAAGGCTTTTCCGCCCAGGAAGTGCTTTTTGAAGATGGCCGTGTCGTTGGCATTCGCGGCCATGAAAAAAATGGCCCCATGGTTACAGAGAAAGCGCGCATCACCATTGGCGCCGATGGCATGTTCAGCATGGTGGCCAAGGCCGTCGAAGCCCCTGAGTACAAGACCGGTCCCGCGCTGGAAGGTTCCTGGTACGCCTATTACAGCGGTGTTCCGATGGTCGGCTGGCATCTGTGGCTGCGTCCCGGCAATGTGATTTTTGCTTACAACACCAATGACAATCTTTCCCTCATCGGCGTGGCGTTTGCCGCCCGTGATCTCCCTACGGTCCGCACCAACATTGAAAAGCACCACAGCGCCGTCATCGCCCAGCACGCGCCGGAGTTGTGGGAACGGATACAGGCCGGCAAGCGCGAATCGCGCTACGTGGGCGGCGCAATTCCCAGCCACGTCCGTAAGCCTTATGGCCCTGGATGGGCGCTGGTGGGCGATGCGGGCTATCAGAAAGATCCCTGCACGGCTTCCGGAATCACAGATGCGTTCGGCAGCGCTGAGTGGCTGGCCGAGGCCATTCATGCAGGCTTCAGCGGCCGCCAGCCTCTGGAAGATGCGCTGGCTGCCTATGAGCAGACACGTAACAACACTGAGCTGCCCTACTTTGATTTGACAACGCAGCTGGCGGCCCTGGAGCCGCCTCCGCCGGAGGTGCAACAGCTTCTGGAGGCCCTGCGGGAAAATCCTGAGCAGCGCAGCCGGTTCTTTGGAATGCTGGCGCATACCGTGCCGGTGCCGGAATTTTTTTCGCCGGAAAATATGCAGGCCATCTTCAGCAAACAGAAGCAGGCTGCAACTTCCTGA
- a CDS encoding nuclear transport factor 2 family protein, translated as MKTNLETIQGIYKGDAEQIARNLQSALAPRFEWTEAAGFPYAGTYHSMEEVGKNVFARLATEWEGYRAEVDQFYDAGDTIIVTGRYLGTYKKSGGVMDAVFAHIWNFKDGKIVKYTQNVDTKKVWDAIEGK; from the coding sequence ATGAAGACAAACCTGGAAACGATCCAAGGTATATATAAAGGCGACGCCGAACAAATTGCGAGGAACCTCCAATCCGCGCTGGCCCCGCGCTTTGAATGGACTGAGGCTGCCGGCTTTCCCTATGCCGGGACGTACCACAGCATGGAAGAGGTAGGGAAAAACGTATTTGCCCGCCTGGCTACGGAGTGGGAAGGCTACCGCGCGGAGGTGGACCAGTTTTATGACGCCGGAGACACCATCATTGTGACCGGCAGATATCTTGGGACGTACAAGAAGTCCGGGGGCGTGATGGATGCGGTTTTTGCCCACATATGGAATTTCAAGGACGGAAAAATCGTGAAGTACACCCAGAACGTGGATACTAAAAAGGTGTGGGACGCGATTGAGGGCAAATGA
- a CDS encoding S9 family peptidase, whose protein sequence is MSWAFRTRFKKEIVAEFLPPKRAGKKQKVIILCDGMPGIPRKQTLMEFLTAKGYWVFYPRYRGSWESGGKFLQKSPERDILDVIDELPKGVCELTFGKRFDLKPDEIFVIGGSFGGAAAILASLDDRVKMVIANCPVVDWAILAKEERLETSNRNYAAYIREAFGNGYRLSDSNWRKLHGGRFYNPAHHVKEIDPEKIMMFHAKDDPYVPYKSVKKFADRTGVKLNSFARGGHLSTEMIVQKYWKRIKKFFAG, encoded by the coding sequence ATGAGCTGGGCTTTCAGAACGAGATTCAAGAAAGAGATCGTGGCGGAATTTCTGCCGCCCAAGCGAGCAGGTAAGAAACAGAAAGTCATCATCCTGTGCGACGGGATGCCGGGAATTCCGAGGAAACAGACGTTAATGGAATTCCTGACGGCAAAAGGCTATTGGGTCTTCTATCCGCGATACCGGGGATCGTGGGAGAGCGGCGGTAAGTTTCTGCAAAAATCTCCTGAGCGGGACATTCTTGACGTGATTGACGAACTGCCCAAGGGCGTTTGCGAACTGACTTTCGGCAAGCGGTTTGACTTGAAGCCGGATGAAATCTTTGTGATTGGCGGAAGTTTTGGCGGCGCAGCGGCCATTCTTGCCTCGCTCGATGATCGAGTGAAAATGGTGATTGCCAATTGTCCTGTGGTGGACTGGGCGATTCTTGCGAAAGAAGAAAGGCTGGAGACTTCCAATCGCAACTATGCCGCGTATATCCGCGAGGCGTTTGGCAATGGTTATCGTCTTTCAGACAGCAACTGGCGCAAGCTGCACGGCGGCAGATTTTACAATCCTGCGCACCATGTGAAGGAGATCGACCCGGAAAAGATCATGATGTTCCACGCCAAAGACGATCCCTACGTTCCTTATAAATCAGTCAAGAAGTTCGCTGACCGGACCGGAGTGAAACTTAATTCGTTTGCGCGTGGAGGACACCTGAGCACGGAGATGATCGTGCAGAAATATTGGAAGCGGATAAAGAAGTTTTTTGCCGGGTAA
- a CDS encoding tetratricopeptide repeat protein gives MTFIKNRIFLSGLLLLTTTSVFAQQNAPKSQPPAKAAPAKKNAAPAQQAPAAKTTPEQPKADKKPDQAAAYYHFSLAHMYEEMMAMYGRSEFATKAIEEYRLAIENDPSSEYLNASLAELYAKTGRIRDAVLEAQEIIKRDPNNLEAHKLLGRIYLRSLGDLQPGTQSSEVLNLAIEQYQAITKIEPKNADNHLLLGRLYFLNKDAVKAESEFKSALSLDPNSEEAITNLAFLYNDEGANNKAADLLKTVPEGQRSAKIYSALGTTYEQQKDYKNAIASFRQALAMDKENLDAMRGLAQNLANDNQIDAALDEYRTIQDADPQDATAALRVAEIYRRQGKFDLAMENLKKAAALVQDSLEIPYNEALILEAQGKYEDAASVLQKLVAHPLPANARAGDKSNRALFLERLGNVYREAGRPLLSLDTFRKIIDLGGDEAARGYQDVIDSYRDQKQWSEATKTAQEAVKKLPNDKGLKLTLAQQMADNGKADESVQLAKSVLKGGPEDRDSYIMLSQIYMRLKRWKDSEDAIAQAEKLATRPEEKEYIRFLQGSIYERQKKYDQAEQAFRQVLQQNPSNSMALNYLGYMLADRNSHLEEAITLIKKALDLDPQNSAYLDSLGWAYFRLGNYDQAEENLRRAADKTPNDPTVQDHLGELYARTNRFKLAAAHWERALDEWNKSVPADVDQQDVVRVTKKLESTKVKLAQQTQK, from the coding sequence ATGACTTTCATAAAAAATCGCATTTTTCTCTCCGGGCTGCTTCTGCTCACAACCACCAGCGTATTTGCCCAGCAGAACGCGCCAAAGTCTCAGCCGCCTGCTAAAGCTGCGCCAGCAAAGAAAAATGCCGCTCCCGCACAGCAGGCGCCGGCTGCCAAGACCACACCCGAGCAGCCCAAAGCGGACAAGAAGCCTGACCAGGCCGCCGCTTACTATCATTTCTCCCTGGCGCACATGTATGAGGAAATGATGGCGATGTACGGGCGGTCGGAATTCGCCACCAAAGCCATTGAAGAGTACCGGCTGGCCATCGAGAACGATCCTTCTTCAGAATATTTGAATGCGTCGCTGGCGGAACTCTACGCCAAGACCGGACGCATCCGCGACGCTGTGCTGGAAGCCCAGGAAATCATCAAGCGCGACCCTAATAATCTGGAGGCCCATAAGCTTCTGGGACGAATCTATCTGCGCTCGTTGGGCGATCTGCAGCCAGGAACGCAGTCGAGTGAAGTGCTCAACCTGGCCATCGAGCAATACCAAGCCATTACCAAGATTGAGCCCAAGAATGCCGACAACCACCTGCTGCTGGGGCGGCTGTACTTCCTGAACAAAGACGCGGTAAAAGCTGAAAGCGAATTCAAGTCTGCACTCAGTCTCGATCCCAATTCTGAAGAAGCTATTACCAATCTGGCTTTCCTCTATAACGATGAAGGCGCAAACAATAAAGCCGCCGATTTGTTGAAGACCGTGCCGGAAGGCCAGCGCTCCGCCAAAATTTACTCCGCTCTGGGAACGACCTACGAGCAGCAAAAAGATTACAAGAATGCCATCGCCTCATTCCGTCAGGCCCTGGCCATGGACAAGGAAAATCTGGATGCCATGCGCGGTCTGGCCCAGAACCTTGCTAATGACAATCAGATTGATGCCGCGCTGGACGAATATCGCACGATTCAGGATGCTGATCCGCAGGACGCCACCGCCGCATTGCGGGTCGCTGAAATCTACCGCCGCCAGGGCAAGTTTGATCTGGCCATGGAGAACCTGAAGAAGGCAGCCGCGCTGGTGCAGGATTCGCTGGAAATTCCTTATAACGAAGCGTTGATCCTGGAAGCGCAGGGCAAGTATGAAGATGCAGCCTCTGTTCTTCAGAAGCTGGTGGCGCATCCGCTGCCGGCAAATGCGCGCGCCGGTGACAAGAGCAATCGCGCGCTGTTTCTGGAACGGCTCGGCAACGTCTATCGCGAAGCCGGCCGGCCTTTGCTGTCGCTGGATACTTTCCGCAAGATCATCGATCTGGGCGGGGACGAAGCGGCGCGCGGCTATCAGGACGTAATCGATTCTTATCGTGACCAGAAGCAGTGGAGTGAGGCAACAAAGACCGCGCAGGAAGCAGTGAAAAAGCTGCCGAATGATAAAGGTCTGAAGTTGACGCTGGCGCAGCAGATGGCCGATAACGGCAAAGCCGATGAGAGCGTGCAACTGGCCAAGTCCGTGCTCAAGGGCGGGCCGGAAGATCGCGACTCCTACATCATGCTCTCTCAGATCTACATGCGCCTGAAGCGCTGGAAGGATTCTGAAGACGCGATTGCCCAGGCAGAGAAGCTGGCAACGCGCCCGGAAGAGAAGGAGTATATCCGCTTCCTGCAAGGCTCTATTTACGAGCGCCAGAAAAAGTATGACCAGGCGGAGCAGGCTTTCCGCCAGGTCCTGCAACAGAATCCCAGCAATAGCATGGCGCTGAACTATCTTGGCTACATGCTGGCTGATCGCAACAGCCATCTTGAAGAAGCGATCACCCTGATCAAGAAGGCCCTGGATCTCGATCCACAAAACAGCGCTTACCTTGATTCACTCGGCTGGGCCTATTTCCGGCTTGGTAACTATGACCAGGCAGAAGAAAACCTGCGCCGCGCCGCCGATAAAACTCCGAATGATCCCACCGTGCAAGACCATCTGGGCGAACTCTATGCGCGCACCAACCGATTCAAGCTGGCGGCTGCCCACTGGGAACGCGCGCTGGACGAATGGAACAAATCCGTGCCCGCAGATGTTGACCAGCAGGACGTTGTCCGCGTTACCAAGAAGCTGGAAAGCACAAAAGTAAAGCTGGCTCAGCAGACGCAGAAGTAA
- the purH gene encoding bifunctional phosphoribosylaminoimidazolecarboxamide formyltransferase/IMP cyclohydrolase translates to MPKIQRAILSVTDKTGLVEFAQKLAALNVELVSTGGTAKLLREAGITVKDISDLTGFPEMMDGRVKTLHPKVHGGILHIRGNAGHVAAAKEHGILPIDMVVVNLYAFEKTASKPGVHFDEVIENIDIGGPSMVRSAAKNFRDVAIVTSPSDYAAIAQEMASSGGELGLATRWRLAQKAFATTAAYDSAIAATLAGTSLSENAKDFQLPASTANNDFPAVLRFGLNKAMDLRYGENPHQRAAMYSDGSGAGVANSKQLQGKELSFNNIVDLQAAWDLAQEFEETACAIIKHTNPSGCSTGKTLVEAYLRAKETDPVSAFGGVIGVNCVIDGTAAEEMAKLFFEAIAAPGYSPEAKEKFAAKKNLRLVEVKPSTQKFAMKQVSGGMLVQDADIRPLTQADLKVATTRQPTPEEVRALLFAWKVCKHVKSNAIVYAREGQTVGVGAGQMSRVDSCKIGAMKAILPLQGTVAASDAFFPFPDGVEEIAKAGATAIIQPGGSMRDQEVIDAANRLGLAMVLTGVRHFRH, encoded by the coding sequence GTGCCCAAAATTCAGCGTGCAATCCTTAGTGTTACTGATAAAACCGGGCTGGTGGAGTTTGCCCAGAAACTGGCCGCACTCAACGTGGAACTGGTTTCCACTGGAGGCACGGCCAAGCTGCTCCGGGAAGCCGGCATCACCGTGAAAGACATCTCCGATCTCACTGGCTTTCCTGAGATGATGGATGGCCGGGTAAAAACTCTCCACCCCAAGGTTCACGGCGGAATCCTGCATATCCGCGGCAATGCCGGCCACGTTGCGGCGGCCAAAGAGCACGGCATATTGCCGATTGACATGGTCGTGGTCAATCTGTACGCGTTTGAGAAAACCGCCTCCAAACCTGGCGTGCACTTTGACGAGGTGATCGAAAACATCGACATCGGTGGCCCGTCGATGGTGCGTTCCGCGGCTAAGAATTTTCGTGACGTGGCGATTGTGACCTCGCCCTCTGACTACGCAGCCATCGCGCAGGAAATGGCCAGTTCCGGCGGAGAACTTGGGTTGGCGACGCGCTGGCGGCTGGCGCAGAAAGCGTTTGCCACCACCGCAGCTTATGACAGCGCGATTGCCGCCACCCTGGCCGGCACTTCCCTGAGTGAAAACGCCAAGGACTTTCAGCTTCCTGCATCAACCGCCAATAATGACTTCCCTGCTGTCCTGCGCTTTGGACTGAACAAAGCCATGGATCTGCGTTACGGAGAGAACCCGCACCAGCGCGCGGCCATGTATTCAGATGGCTCAGGCGCGGGCGTGGCCAACAGCAAACAGCTTCAGGGCAAGGAACTTTCATTCAACAACATTGTGGATTTGCAAGCGGCGTGGGACTTGGCGCAGGAATTCGAGGAAACTGCATGCGCCATCATCAAACACACAAATCCTTCAGGCTGCTCCACGGGAAAGACCTTGGTTGAAGCTTACCTTCGCGCCAAAGAAACTGATCCGGTTTCGGCCTTTGGCGGCGTGATCGGCGTGAACTGTGTGATTGATGGCACAGCCGCGGAAGAGATGGCCAAACTTTTCTTCGAGGCCATTGCCGCGCCTGGTTATTCACCGGAAGCGAAGGAAAAATTTGCGGCCAAAAAGAACCTCCGTCTGGTCGAGGTAAAACCAAGTACGCAAAAGTTTGCCATGAAGCAGGTTTCCGGCGGCATGCTGGTGCAGGATGCGGACATAAGGCCTTTGACTCAAGCCGATCTTAAGGTCGCTACCACGCGCCAGCCCACTCCAGAAGAGGTGCGCGCTCTGCTGTTTGCCTGGAAAGTCTGCAAACATGTGAAATCAAATGCCATTGTTTATGCCCGGGAAGGTCAGACTGTAGGCGTGGGAGCAGGCCAGATGTCCCGTGTGGATTCATGCAAGATCGGCGCCATGAAAGCGATCTTACCTTTGCAGGGTACAGTGGCCGCTTCAGACGCCTTTTTCCCGTTTCCGGACGGTGTGGAAGAGATTGCCAAAGCCGGGGCCACGGCCATCATCCAGCCCGGCGGCTCCATGCGCGACCAGGAGGTCATTGACGCGGCGAACCGCCTGGGGCTGGCTATGGTGCTCACAGGTGTGCGCCACTTCCGTCACTAG
- a CDS encoding glutaminyl-peptide cyclotransferase produces MAPWGNLIRKVLTIALVFTIPAQFIGGQSSHAPGPRRPPEYTFKVIRDYPHDPAAFTQGLVYHDGFFYEGTGLNGRSSLRKVRLETGEVVRHVDMPGEYFGEGIAIVKDKVIQLTWQSHIGFVYNLSDFKLLRQFSYPGEGWGLASRGNELFMSDGTAEIRVLDATTLKEKRRFTVRDGATPVEQLNELEFVEGQLFANVWQTDRIARISPQSGKVVGWIDLTGLLSPVYRRQDGAVLNGIAYDSIHKRLFVTGKLWPNIFEIQLMPKSVKPAHKARLWSGNLNHRLEIQLVPKSFKSGR; encoded by the coding sequence ATGGCACCTTGGGGGAATCTGATTCGCAAAGTCCTGACTATAGCTTTGGTGTTCACCATACCAGCGCAATTTATTGGCGGCCAGTCGTCTCACGCGCCTGGGCCGCGACGTCCGCCTGAATACACGTTCAAAGTCATTCGCGACTATCCACACGATCCCGCCGCTTTTACCCAGGGGCTGGTTTACCATGACGGCTTTTTCTATGAAGGCACGGGACTGAACGGACGATCGTCACTACGAAAAGTCCGCCTGGAAACCGGGGAAGTGGTGCGGCATGTGGACATGCCCGGCGAATACTTTGGTGAAGGCATTGCCATTGTGAAAGACAAAGTGATTCAGCTTACGTGGCAGTCGCACATTGGCTTTGTCTATAACCTGAGCGACTTCAAACTGCTGCGCCAGTTTTCTTATCCCGGTGAAGGCTGGGGGCTGGCCTCAAGGGGCAATGAGCTTTTTATGAGCGACGGCACAGCCGAGATCCGCGTGCTTGACGCCACAACGCTCAAAGAAAAACGGCGTTTCACCGTGCGCGACGGCGCTACTCCCGTTGAGCAATTGAATGAGTTGGAGTTTGTGGAAGGCCAACTCTTTGCCAACGTGTGGCAGACTGATCGGATTGCCCGCATCTCTCCGCAGAGCGGCAAAGTGGTGGGATGGATTGATCTCACGGGCCTGCTCAGCCCTGTTTACCGCCGCCAGGATGGCGCGGTGCTGAACGGCATAGCCTACGATTCAATTCATAAGCGACTGTTTGTGACCGGCAAATTGTGGCCAAACATTTTTGAAATTCAACTGATGCCGAAGAGTGTTAAACCCGCTCATAAGGCACGGCTGTGGAGCGGGAATTTAAACCACCGTCTTGAAATTCAATTGGTGCCGAAGAGTTTTAAATCGGGGAGATGA